AAATATACTGTTACCCTATCAGATATTATACACAATCAACAACACTCAAAAAGGACCGGATTAACCGATTATTGAACCACTTTAACTTTAATCAAGCATCCGCTCGACAAACCGTTTATTTTGGGAAATAGTCATTTCGTCTGATACTTATAACAACCGGAGCATATAAATAATGAGTAATAAACTTTCCCTGCTGGTCTGCGGCGGTGCGGGATATATAGGTTCACATATGACCCGTATGATTGCCGAAGCCGGACATGATGTGACCGTATTCGACAACCTTTCCACCGGGCATGCCGAAGCACTGAAATGGGGCAGATTTGTGGAAGGAGACCTGCGCAATCCGGCAGATCTTGAAAAGGTCTTTGCCGCAGGTTCATATGATGCTGTTTTCCATTTTTCAGGGCTGATCGTGGTGAGTGAATCTGTTGAAAAACCTTTTGAATACTACGATAACAATGTGACCGGAACCCTGAACCTGCTGCAGGCCATGCGTAAGCACGGGGTTGATAAATTCGTTTTCTCATCCACCGCTGCTGTCTACGGTGATCCGGTTATGGATATAATTACCGAAGAACATCCTCTCAAGCCGCTGAACCCCTATGGCAGAACCAAACTTCAAGTAGAAGAAATCCTGCAGGATTACGCCGTGGCTTACGGACTGGATTCCGTCTGTTTCCGCTATTTCAATGCTGCCGGAGCACACCCGGACAGCATTATCGGGGAAGCCCATTCCCCGGAAACGCACCTGATCCCCAACATCCTGCTCAGCTGCATTGACGAAGGCCGCAGACTGAAGATCTTCGGCAGCGACTACCCCACCCCGGACGGCACCTGCGTTCGCGACTACATCCACATTCTGGACCTCTGTGACGCTCACCTGAAAGCTGTCGGGTTCATGGACAATAACAAAGGTGCACACTCATTCAACCTCGGCAACGGCAAAGGATTCAGCATCCTTGAAGTGATCAAGTCCTCAAGCGAAGTAATCGGCCGGGAAATTGAATTTGATTACGAACCCGCACGTGCCGGGGATTCACCGCGACTGGTGGCTGACAGCTCCAAGGCCGCGGAAAAGCTCAAATGGACCCCGCAATACGCTGACCTGCGCGAAATAATTGAAACCGCCTACCGCTGGCACAAAAAACCTGCATTCTAGCGCAAATTTTTATCATCTCAAAATAAAGGCTGGAGTCTGTGGCAACCACAAACTCCAGCCTTTTAATTTTCCAGTCTGAATCAAATCTGTTTCAGTTGAATAACTTTACATCTGGTTCAGGCAATCCTCACAAACTTCACCTTCAGGGCTTTCAACGGGCTCCTGCGTTTTGCTTTTCTCAAGAATCATATTGACCATTTTTTCAAACCTGTCTGCCGGAAGATAGCCACGGATGGAAACCCCGTTAACCAGAAAAGTAGGGGTGGCATCAATTCTGAATTCTCCGGCTTCTTTCTCGTCAGCCAGCAGATATTCCTGCAGCTGCACAGAACTGAGATTTTTCTGCAGCAGATCAGGATCAACCTGAACTTCTTCAAGAATTTTGCCCAGTACTATACCATCCTTATCTTCATACAATTCTTTCTGACGCTCAAAAGCAAGGTCATGAAATTTATAAGCCTTTTCCTTATCAATCTTGGCAAGAGCCTCAAAAACAAGAGCCAGCTCACGGGAATTCTTGTGCATGGGCAGATGCTTGAACACCAGCCTGTATTTTTCAGGCTGTTCCTGCGCAAGCTTGCTGACCACGGCAGCACCCTTGCTGCAATAAGGACAAAGGAAATCTGAATATTCAACAATTGTCACCGGGGCATCAGCATTGCCCAGCATGGGACGCTCATTCCAGATGCGGGGCTGGTAAGGATTCTTTATCTCCGCATTGAGCATGGCTTCACGCTTCAGCTTTTCCCGCTCATCAATGCCCTGCTCTACAATGGCCAGCATATCCATACTGCTTTCACGCATGGCATCAAGCACAATCTGGGGATTTTCCCGGATGGCTTCGGCGATCTGTTCCTTGAGCATTTGCTTATTCACACATCCGGAAAACAGGACAACAACCGACAGAATCAATAAAATCCGTTTCAACATAGAATCCTCGTAAACAGCAATTAAAGAAAAAAACCTCCGGGCGATCATGCTCAGGAGGTTGTAATTAGTATTTTAGACAGCTGCGCAGTTAATCAGCTCCCAGATTCCAGACATCACTGAAAGAATCTGTTCTTTCATCCACTTTTTCAAAAAAGTCAGAGTGGATTGTATCCGGGTCCATGGTCGGGGTGGCAGGACCGCCGAAAGGAGAAGTAACAATATCATACATGCCGGAAACAATCCGTCCGCCGGCATATGCAAAACCAACAAACACTCCACCGACGTATCCGGCAAACTGTTCGGCAGGCTCATCATTTTCAGCCGCAAGATCAACAGCCTGATTGGGAATCTCCAGCGGAGCGGTCAGAATGTTGCTCATACCCCTCCCCAGCTTGCGGGGAGCGCGGTCAGAATAATTCGGCTCATTTCCCACATAGTTTGCAGAGTTCATTGAGCAACCGCCGAGCAGCATTGAAGACAAAGAGACTGCGACGAGCAATATTTTTACAAATCTTTTAGATTTAATCATTTCATCTCCTGTTCCCAAATATATGCCTCTGCTCCGGTTTTCTGTCAAGGGAATGCGCATGTTTACTGGGTTTCTAAAGGAGTCTAAACAAAATCCATAAAAAAAGGCCGTCCTCAAAAGAGAACGGCCTTTCAAAGTTACATTTAAATCTTAATCTACCACTGCTTCTTGCGCTGCTCTTCAAGTGCTGCATCCTGCTCTTCGAAAGTAGCGAATCCGGCATGGTGCATGGCATCTTCAACAGTCTGGTTCCAATCCCAAGCGGAGTAGATAACCGGCTTGTGGAAAGTACCGCGGAAGGTATCCATTTCCTGCCTGATGAAGTCCTCTCTGGGGCTGTCCATGTTGTCACGGAGCTGCTCATTAAGACGTCTGATCTCACCTTCGTACCAGTCTTCCAGATCTTCGGGAGTCTTGTACTTCTTGATGATGTGGCTGTAGCCGTTCTCTTCCATGAGCTTGGCAAGACGCTCAAAATGGCGGTCACGAATCCACTGTCCCAGTTCGCTGACCTTGATATTATCCGCTTCAACCGCAGCCATATCCAGCTTGGTCTGAAGATAGGTATCAGGAACAACGGATGCGGAAACAATCCCGGCAATGCAGACTACGCCGCGCAGGATAACGCTGTTGGAAACACCTTGTCCGCAGAAACCGATCTTCTTGCCGAACTTCTGTCCGGTGAAGATTGCAGAAAGGATGGCCCAGACAACTGCCGGGTCTTCCTCGTCGTAGATATGCTGCAGGCTGGAGTTGTCACGGTCAGTCCCGAGCACCAGCTGGGTCATATCGTTGGAGCCGATGGAGAAACCGTCAACTTCCTTGATGAATTCCTTGGCGAGTACTGCGTTACTGGGAATCTCGGCCATGAGGATCACCTTCAAATCATCCTTGCCGGATTCGAGGTTGTGAACCTGTGAGAGGTAACGCTTCATGCTGCGTGCTTCCTCAATGGTGCGCACGAAGGGCAGCATGATATGCAGGTTCTTACCGCCGAATACGCCACGGGCCAGCTTGAATGCCTCCAGCTCCCAGTCGTGGATGTTTCTGGAAACACCGCGATAGCCGAGCATGGGGTTGTCTTCATGGTGCTCAAAGAGCAGACCGCCGAGCAGGTTGTGATATTCGTTGGTTTTGAAGTCCGTGGTACGGTAGACAATATCCTTACCGTAAAAGGCCATAGCGAACAGGGCCAGTCCCTGAGACAGGGTCTGGATATAGTTTTCCTTACCTGTGCGCAGGCCGCGGGATTTAATGATATCTGCAATGCGCTGACGAAGGGTGGTGACCTCATCCATTTCGGACTTGAGCCCCATCTTGAGGGCCACTTCTTCACGTAACGCTTTAACTTCTTCAATGTACTCAAGCACCAGAGGATTCTCTTTGGCCTTGGCAAGCATGCCGGGCAATTCATCCAGTGATTCAGTACGTTTGTAGATAAACTTGGAATCAGCGTGTTCACCCGCATGAATGCCGAGTACGCCGCGCAGGTGTTCCTCGATATTCACGGAAGTTTTCAGGGTGTACAGGCTTTCAGCACTGTGCTCGAGATAATGGTCAAGCTTCTTGTCCAGTTCACGCAGCTTGCGGTGCATGGCCAGAACTTCTTCAGTTCCGCGCGCGGTATTGGCGTTGGCCATGGAGTCCATTTCTTCCGTCAGACCGGTGAGTGCGCCCACATATTCCCTGAGATTGATGTTCAGGGAGATGAGTCCGGAATCAAGCTGGGTCTTCATTACTGTGGTCAGCTTTGAATCAAGCTCATCGAGCTTCTCCTGAACCAGCTTATCGAGGGTGCCGTTGTCGTAAGCTTCAAGAGCCAGCGGATGAACACCCACATTGCCGAGCATGAACTCAGCACGCAGCAGGCCGACCTCAAAATCAGGCACTTCTCTAAGGCGGGAAAGGAACAGAGACTGCCCCACATCAGCGAGGATCAACCCGACTTTGGTCTTGGTAGCCGGAAGCTCGGAAGTGTTGATAGTTCCGCCGACCTCAATAAGAGGCAATGCGCCGCGATAAACTTTACCGCGGGAACCGTCAACGGTGATTTCCTGACCTTCAAGAGAGCGCAGCACTTCGAGCCGCTGAATGCCGATGATGGCAGGGATACCCAGTTCACGGGAGGTAATGGCCGCGTGGCTGGTATCACCGCCCACATCCGCGAGGATACCGGAGGCAATACGCATGCCCGGAACCATATCCGGGTCAGTGCGTTCTGCTGCCAGAATATCGCCTTTGTGGATTTTATTCAGCTCAAGAGCGGAACGCAGGTACTTAACAGTTCCCTGCCCTGCGCCGCGTGACGCGCCGTTACCTTCCAGCACCACTTCAGCTTCTTCCAATTCCTTGGGGTCAACTTCAAGCCTGCGCATGAAGATGGCATCAGGATGCTGTTCAAATTCCTCGTTCCAGCGGGTTTCAGGACGGGCCTGTACAAACCAGAGACGGTCGGCCGCATCAAGGCAGAACTCGGTATCCATGATCATACCGCCGTATGCTTCGCTGATACCGCGCACACCCTTGGCCACTTCCTCGGCCTGTGCAAGGGAGAGAGCCCAGCGATAAACAGCACCGGGCTGAACTTTTTCAACCTTGGTACCGCCCTTCTCGCTGTAAACAATCTTCTTGTCCTTGCTGCCCATGTTACGGACAACAACTTCAGATCCGTCATCACGCTGGAAGACATAAAACTTATCCGGGGTGACCATGCCGCCCACAACAGCCTCACCGAGACCGTAGCTGGCATCAATGGAAACAAGATCCTTGCGATCTGTTCCACGGCAGCCGGTGGCGGTATCTGCGCTGAACGCGGTACCGGAAATAACCGGATTGATCATGCGCATGATGCAGACTGAAAGGGAGGTATTTTCAATAGCCCATTCAAGCTTGGCATTTTCAGCGATGGAGGCATCGCCGGTATTTTCTGCCAAAGTAACCGCATCGAGAATAGCCTCGCGGCGGTAGGTCATGCTGCGCAGATTGTATGCGGAGGCGCAATCCCAGTGATAGGCTTCAGAGCACTGGTCTTCGCCGACAATGTTAAGATAGGTATCCTGAAGTCCGGCAAATGCCTTTTTACGGCTGTCTTCCCCTGCTGCGGAAGAACGCACCGCCACAGGCTCGTTTTCAAGCCCGGCATCCTTGCAGATGGAAAGATAAGCTTCCCTGACTGCATTATCGACTTCTTTGGGGAGTTCAACGGAAAGGATCGCACTCTGAACAAGCACGGATCTTTTACGGAGCTGGTCAATTCCTTCAGGAGAGGTGGCGAAACCTTCAACAACGTTGTTGATAAAGGTGCGCAGCTGAATCTGGGTTTCGGTGTGCTTGCCTGCTTCTTTTTTAATTACCTGAGCAATGGAGCGGACAAATTTCT
This Desulfovibrio sp. JC010 DNA region includes the following protein-coding sequences:
- the galE gene encoding UDP-glucose 4-epimerase GalE, with the protein product MSNKLSLLVCGGAGYIGSHMTRMIAEAGHDVTVFDNLSTGHAEALKWGRFVEGDLRNPADLEKVFAAGSYDAVFHFSGLIVVSESVEKPFEYYDNNVTGTLNLLQAMRKHGVDKFVFSSTAAVYGDPVMDIITEEHPLKPLNPYGRTKLQVEEILQDYAVAYGLDSVCFRYFNAAGAHPDSIIGEAHSPETHLIPNILLSCIDEGRRLKIFGSDYPTPDGTCVRDYIHILDLCDAHLKAVGFMDNNKGAHSFNLGNGKGFSILEVIKSSSEVIGREIEFDYEPARAGDSPRLVADSSKAAEKLKWTPQYADLREIIETAYRWHKKPAF
- a CDS encoding thioredoxin domain-containing protein, with amino-acid sequence MLKRILLILSVVVLFSGCVNKQMLKEQIAEAIRENPQIVLDAMRESSMDMLAIVEQGIDEREKLKREAMLNAEIKNPYQPRIWNERPMLGNADAPVTIVEYSDFLCPYCSKGAAVVSKLAQEQPEKYRLVFKHLPMHKNSRELALVFEALAKIDKEKAYKFHDLAFERQKELYEDKDGIVLGKILEEVQVDPDLLQKNLSSVQLQEYLLADEKEAGEFRIDATPTFLVNGVSIRGYLPADRFEKMVNMILEKSKTQEPVESPEGEVCEDCLNQM
- a CDS encoding exosortase system-associated protein, TIGR04073 family; translated protein: MIKSKRFVKILLVAVSLSSMLLGGCSMNSANYVGNEPNYSDRAPRKLGRGMSNILTAPLEIPNQAVDLAAENDEPAEQFAGYVGGVFVGFAYAGGRIVSGMYDIVTSPFGGPATPTMDPDTIHSDFFEKVDERTDSFSDVWNLGAD
- a CDS encoding PEP/pyruvate-binding domain-containing protein; its protein translation is MAGKTEEAVSAKGAETAAPKKSQAKKQLEKKLILTGADIVKIGEDAELLVGGKNYNTALISQVEGIRSPQFRAVSSIAFHKLLDETKVHASVVRAVVDSEYNAVDWSSEEVNSDSEFLQKFVRSIAQVIKKEAGKHTETQIQLRTFINNVVEGFATSPEGIDQLRKRSVLVQSAILSVELPKEVDNAVREAYLSICKDAGLENEPVAVRSSAAGEDSRKKAFAGLQDTYLNIVGEDQCSEAYHWDCASAYNLRSMTYRREAILDAVTLAENTGDASIAENAKLEWAIENTSLSVCIMRMINPVISGTAFSADTATGCRGTDRKDLVSIDASYGLGEAVVGGMVTPDKFYVFQRDDGSEVVVRNMGSKDKKIVYSEKGGTKVEKVQPGAVYRWALSLAQAEEVAKGVRGISEAYGGMIMDTEFCLDAADRLWFVQARPETRWNEEFEQHPDAIFMRRLEVDPKELEEAEVVLEGNGASRGAGQGTVKYLRSALELNKIHKGDILAAERTDPDMVPGMRIASGILADVGGDTSHAAITSRELGIPAIIGIQRLEVLRSLEGQEITVDGSRGKVYRGALPLIEVGGTINTSELPATKTKVGLILADVGQSLFLSRLREVPDFEVGLLRAEFMLGNVGVHPLALEAYDNGTLDKLVQEKLDELDSKLTTVMKTQLDSGLISLNINLREYVGALTGLTEEMDSMANANTARGTEEVLAMHRKLRELDKKLDHYLEHSAESLYTLKTSVNIEEHLRGVLGIHAGEHADSKFIYKRTESLDELPGMLAKAKENPLVLEYIEEVKALREEVALKMGLKSEMDEVTTLRQRIADIIKSRGLRTGKENYIQTLSQGLALFAMAFYGKDIVYRTTDFKTNEYHNLLGGLLFEHHEDNPMLGYRGVSRNIHDWELEAFKLARGVFGGKNLHIMLPFVRTIEEARSMKRYLSQVHNLESGKDDLKVILMAEIPSNAVLAKEFIKEVDGFSIGSNDMTQLVLGTDRDNSSLQHIYDEEDPAVVWAILSAIFTGQKFGKKIGFCGQGVSNSVILRGVVCIAGIVSASVVPDTYLQTKLDMAAVEADNIKVSELGQWIRDRHFERLAKLMEENGYSHIIKKYKTPEDLEDWYEGEIRRLNEQLRDNMDSPREDFIRQEMDTFRGTFHKPVIYSAWDWNQTVEDAMHHAGFATFEEQDAALEEQRKKQW